The sequence ATTGTAGCGAGTGCTAACCTTCCGGCGGATAGATGTGGTCACCGCCCCTGTAATCCGAAATCGAATAGCAGCCCTCGCCCAGATTGCGAACCGCGCTTTGACCGATGTCGGCCTTGCCGTAGCCGCCGGGAATATCGAGAATATAGCTGGGCTGGCAGAGGCCGGAAATACGGCCGCGCAGGCTTGCTACGATTGCCTGCCCTTCGGCGATCGTCAGGCGGAAGTGGCTGGTGCCGGGCGCAAGGTCCGGATGATGCAGATAATATGGCTTCACCCGCGTTTCGACAAAAGCCCTCATCAGCGCCGCCAGCACCTCCGGATCGTCATTGACGCCCTTCAGAAGAACCGACTGGCTGATAAGCACGATGCCCGCATCGACCAACCGGCCGCAGGCAGCGCGCGCCTCCTCCGTCATCTCCCGCGGATGATTGGCATGCAGCGCCACATAGATGGTCTTGCCGCTCGCCTTCAGTGCCGCAATCAGCGCCGCATCGACCCGCAAAGGATCTACGACGGGGATGCGGGTATGGAAGCGGACGATCTTCACATGCTCGATATCGGCAAGCTGCCCGAGAATCTCTTCCAGGCGCCGCGGTGAAAGCACCAGCGGATCGCCACCGGTCAGAATGACCTCCCAGATCTCCTTGTGCTGGCGGATATAGGCAAAGGCGCCGTCAAGTGCAGCGCCATCCAGCGTCCCGAGCCCCTGCGGTCCGACCATCTCGCGCCGGAAGCAAAAACGGCAATAAACCGGGCAAACATGCACGGCCTTCAGAAGCACACGGTCGGGATAGCGGTGGACGATGCCCTCGACCGGGCTATGCGCGTGATCGCCGATCGGATCGGCGCGCTCCTCGGGCGTGACGACGAGTTCCGCCGGATCAGGCACGAACTGCCGGGCCATGGGATCGGCGGGGTTTTCGGCGTCGATCAGTCGCGTCACGGTCGGCGTCAGGGCGACGGCATAGCGCTCCGCCACGGCTTCGAGCGCCGCTGCCTGATCGGCATCGACCAGCCCGGCGCGCTCAAGTTCGCCGATAGTCCGGATTGGGCGCATCACATTCATGCGCCATACTCCGCGACCGGTGCCCACAGCACCTGTTCGATCCGCGAAGCGCCGGTTGCCAGCATCACGAGCCGGTCGAAGCCCAGCGCGATGCCGCTTGCGTCAGGCATGACGGCAAGCGCCTCCAGAAACTCCTCGTCCAGCGGATAGGTCTCGCCATAGACGCGCTGCTTTTCCGCCATCTCGATCTCGAAGCGGCGCCGCTGCTCCTCGGCATTGGTAAGCTCGCCAAAGGCATTGGCAAGCTCAACGCCGCAGGCATAGAGCTCGAACCGCTCGGCAACGCGGTGGTCGGCTGCCGACGGCCGGGCAAGGGCTGCTTCGGAAACGGGATATTCGTCAAGAATGGTCACACGCCCGAAGCCGAGATTGGGTTCGATCTTCTCTACCAGCACCCGGCTGAAAAGATCCTGCCAAAGATCGTCGTCGGCAACGCGGATGCCAGCCTGCCGCATATCCGCCGCCAAGCGCTCGCGATCCGTCGATCCGTCGAGACCGATGGACGCAAAGAGATCGATGCCGGCGTAACGTTCGAAAGCGGCTGAGACGCTGATGCGCTCGGGCTGGAGGAACGGGTCGGTTTCTGCGCCACGGTAGCTGAATTTCTTCGCGCCGACCGCCTCGGCCGCAAGCCCCAGGATTGCGGCACAATCGGCCATCAGGACCTCATAGCTCTCACCTGCCCGGTACCATTCCAGCATGGTGAATTCCGGATGGTGCAGCGGGCCGCGCTCACGGTTGCGATAGACATGGGCAAAGCAGGCGATGCGCTCCTCGCCCGCCGCAAGCAGCTTCTTGCAAGCAAATTCCGGTGACGTATGCAGATAAAGCGGCAATGCCGTGCCGTCAGTCGTCAGCGCCTCGGTCTCGAAAGCATGCAGATGGGC comes from Rhizobium tropici CIAT 899 and encodes:
- a CDS encoding lysine-2,3-aminomutase-like protein codes for the protein MNVMRPIRTIGELERAGLVDADQAAALEAVAERYAVALTPTVTRLIDAENPADPMARQFVPDPAELVVTPEERADPIGDHAHSPVEGIVHRYPDRVLLKAVHVCPVYCRFCFRREMVGPQGLGTLDGAALDGAFAYIRQHKEIWEVILTGGDPLVLSPRRLEEILGQLADIEHVKIVRFHTRIPVVDPLRVDAALIAALKASGKTIYVALHANHPREMTEEARAACGRLVDAGIVLISQSVLLKGVNDDPEVLAALMRAFVETRVKPYYLHHPDLAPGTSHFRLTIAEGQAIVASLRGRISGLCQPSYILDIPGGYGKADIGQSAVRNLGEGCYSISDYRGGDHIYPPEG
- the epmA gene encoding EF-P lysine aminoacylase EpmA gives rise to the protein MKPKTSKASPWWTRNVHADRRPFLIGRNAIQAALRVFFARNDFIEVDTATLQVSPGNEAHLHAFETEALTTDGTALPLYLHTSPEFACKKLLAAGEERIACFAHVYRNRERGPLHHPEFTMLEWYRAGESYEVLMADCAAILGLAAEAVGAKKFSYRGAETDPFLQPERISVSAAFERYAGIDLFASIGLDGSTDRERLAADMRQAGIRVADDDLWQDLFSRVLVEKIEPNLGFGRVTILDEYPVSEAALARPSAADHRVAERFELYACGVELANAFGELTNAEEQRRRFEIEMAEKQRVYGETYPLDEEFLEALAVMPDASGIALGFDRLVMLATGASRIEQVLWAPVAEYGA